ttaattaaaagactttattcattttcaggTGACTGGTCTTTTGACTTTATTAACGTTATCCAATGCAGGAGGAGACCATATTAAAGGTGGCGGTCACATAAAAGGTGGCTCGGAAACAGTCCAACATCCAGTAATACAggtagatatttaattatatttgagaCTGGTTCAATAGAAACAAATGATTCAATTCATCACTTCAATAATAAATCAATGATTCAACTCAGTAATTGTAagttattaattgaaatgacGTGTTCAAATTCTGATTAGCGATTTAATCAATTGATTTATGATTTaccatagaaaaaaaaggtgaaattaaattgtctttttccatattttgagTTTCTCTTAAATGTCTGTATCTtagcaaattattatatttctaatgtaagattgttaattttttttatgatttctttgCGTTAACGGTAAAATACTAAATTCGGCATTGTGTATAATACTTAGTCATTCTATACAAAATCATAGTAGgatataattaaacttttttcattttgccaAGGAATACAATGCTTAAAGGCAAACTGgcaaaatatagattatttatacttttaatgcatttagttcaaatgattatgatttattaaaattagctttaagtaatttattgGTGCAACAAGTAGGTTCatcttatattttcttttacttaaagaaaatcaaagatttttAGTAATGgccatttattattaataataatgagaatTACTGGGAAAATAAATTGGAGAAGATGTGGGACAGTTGCCCGGTAATTCCTACTCTGTTGTTTTACAAAGGTAAATGACCATTTCTAGATGCACTCTTGCTCTTTATTCTCAGAATTAATGTTTAATGCAAAAGACCGTCGCCctcactgatgtttttttactaaataaatgttattaataatcaCTAAATAAGTTGGtcgaagaaaattttgtttcacaagaaattggttaataaatttttgtattcctttttaaaagatgaagaaatatatttttacatataggACTACCAAATACTACGCTTTATGCGAAAAATCTTATAGAGCTGTAGAcaattaagaactaaaattttcagaattttgaaaGCCTTACCATGTGAAAGGTACAGCAAAGTTGAGTTtcatacaaattttgtttaaaaatatcgaaaatttattaaattttaaagcacctTATCCCtcagttttgttttaacaaaactgAAGACGatctgaagaaaaataaacaaaataaaaaaacaaatctgtagaaaaataaacaaaaaatagtttcagaGTAACTCGctctcatttttatatttaaaattattttaatatatttgaaatgaaattcgatatttttactaagcacacttattaaaaagttcttgtttCGTCAAAAACTTTGCTTCAAGAtcattaatttgcaattaaaatatcttgtgatataacataatttaaagaaaacataatttttaaacgttattAAATATGCTGAatactattttttcattcaaatgcTCAGTTCTTGAGatgtttttactgttttttcaacttcaaatttgtcttatttataattaatattctcaTAAATGAATTACTAATCAGAAGACCGATAGATGGCGCTATTCCAGTATCACTTTGCTTTGCTTACTCAAGAAACGAGTTAAAGCAAATAAGTTAAGCAAATTAGTTTGTAATTATACTAATatgaataataactttaatactatttttcaatgtaagttatattaaacattccaaaatttaataatgctgtaacatattaattaacgaatgcaaataattattgtatttataaaaatttataatgcattttttcacaaaatgtttttttgtacaatttgtGTACTTCAATTGATTTTAGGATCAAAACgctttttggaaatttttaaaaatttatcatacaaaattgttttatgtaaGTTTCTTAGCTCTCTCAAGTATCTCTGTcccaatattatataaaaaatgataataaaagtaatagaaaaataaaaacgctgaaattatatataaaaaataaaaaaatcctagGAAAAAATTAccgttggattttaaaatccttgcTTGCCATTGATTAATatcttcattcaaaaattaaggtattattatttcaaaaattaagtgtCAGaggaagatttattatttttaggggAAGGggaattttgtatttgatttacGATAAGAATGATTCTGAAATAAGAtattgataaatgattttttagaacatttcagaatttgagaaatttagttttgatcATCTACTCAGTCATATAAAATGcaatctgaatttattttattcttacctTCTATTGCAAAATTTGAGAATACTCTATTAATGTGGGTTTTGCATTTATTGGTGATAATCCTGCATTTATCAtcagttcatttattttaatgttattacttTAAACTTCTAAGTAAGGTAGTTTAAACATCCTATAACCATCCTATAACCGTCtctaaatgtgcttattttatactttatttttaatacaaaatgtgaTCAATGAAACGTGGATGTTTCTTCAAATGAATGCAAGTTTGTTTTGTATATTGctttcgtttaaaatttatttttatatttaattaataatataagaaatactTGACTAATTCAAATGgactagtttatttatttttattttttttaaattcatatactGTGTGAgcatttttgtacataaaattacttttagttactttttgtacatttaaattactgtataaaacaataataacatggaatatttctttatattcttaTGTANTATAATGGCATTCTCATAAATGAATTACTAGTCAGAAGACCGATAGATGGCGCTATTCCAGTATCCTTTTACCTTGCTTACTTAAGAAACGAGTTAAAGCAAATAAGTTCaacaaattagtttataattatattattaaatgaatgataactttaataccatttttcaatgtaaattatattaagcattctaaaatttaataatagtgttacaagtttattaacaaaagcaaataatttttgcatagataaaaatttataatactttttttctcaaaatgtttcTTTGTACAATTTGTGtactttaattgatttaaagGTCAAAAtgccttttgaaaattttaaaaaatttagcatacatattttatctaaatatcttAGCTCTCTCAAGTATacattttacaattacaatacATATCCCAGAATTATATAACAagaggtaataaaaataatagaaggaaaaaaaagaaagaaaagaaaaaacgataaaattatgtataaaaaaatcctaaaaaaattactgctgGATTTAAAAATCCTTGCTTGACATTGTTTGATATCTTCACTCGAAAATTAaggtattattatttcaaaaattaagtgtCAGAggtgcatttattatttttttttgtggtgggatttttcaatttcaatttacgataataaatctaaaataagatattgataaatgattttttaaaagatttcagaatttgagaaatttagttttgattgCCCACTCAGTCCATATAAAATGcaatctgaatttattttattcttacctTGTATTGCAAAATTTGAGAAAGAAATTATCGTAGATTCCAATTTCTCtcccttttttttgaaatatttctccaaatactCTATTAATGTGGGTTTTGCATTTATTGGTGCTAATCCTGCATTTATCAccagttcatttattttaatgttattacttAAACTTCGAAGTAAGGTAGTTTAAACATCCTATAACTGTATCTGATTGTgcctattttatactttatttttaatacaaaatgtgaTCAATGATTCGTTGATGTTTCTTCAAATGAATGCAAGTTTGTTTTGTATATTGctttcgtttaaaatttatttttatatttaattaataatataagaaatactTGACTAATTCAAATGgactagtttatttatttttattttttttaaattcatatactGTGTGAgcatttttgtacataaaattacttttagttactttttgtacatttaaattactgtataaaacaataataacatggaatatttctttatattcttaTGTACTTAACGACTGTGCTAACGATGATAAAACGACTGAGCTCAATgtgaaaagtaaagttttaaaacaaactaaattttaaaggcttaataagattttaagcaaaataaaaatttgtttgctgTATTtgtcttaataataaatttttagaggaaaaaaacgTACGTACAGTACGtttctaaaaatgaacaaaGTTTATTAAGTAAGTAGTTATGTAAGAGTTTATTTTGCCTTCATATGATTATAAAAGCTAAAATGACATTATTAGTACCTCTtgcgttatttatttttattatttatacgtttgtttaataaacaagccttacagtttaaaattttatcaaatcacATTTATAATCAAAACTGATAGTTAGAAGCTAAttggaaatgaaaaagaagaaatgttgTAGAGCTTTCttcactattttattaatatttcattcaaaatacaaaaaaaaaaaaaaaaaaaaaaaaaaaaaaaaaaaaaaaaaaaaaaaaaaaaaaaaaNNNNNNNNggttcccagcagatcaccgaagtcaagcatcactggctgcggtcagtgtgcgggtgggtgaccacttggatcagtctgcgtagggaccgagggtgtgcgatattggtcctcgttaaactgtgctaccgtaaagcactcgacttcgcgtgcaggtcgtcggactaccgaagcgggggtggcatcccctctgcagaggatcaaaattgtgatggcatgtctttggatcatcctcaggggtgtttcccagtcgtcgccaatagtccattgtgcagctctagtgagacgtaaatgaactacaacaacagcaaattaacaagaattttatagtataaaatacaattaattgcTCCACCTTTAAATCTGATTTAGGTTCGTAAAACAGAATCctctataaattaaaagttgtatTACTATTGTTTAATGAATCAGTTATGATATTAATAAAGATTTGCAAAGTGCTAcgcattttgtaaaatattttatagagtggtagacgaatacgaattaaaactttagaattgttggtaaatttttccaaaattttaagtacCTGACTTCGAGAGAACTGAAACAAAGTGGCATTTCATGTGTACTTTTGAATCATTACTATGTAGTCTtgtgaaaaataacttcaaactaaatttgcaaaacaaagaattttacattaacacgttgaatgccatgctAATTTTACacggcttgcccgtctggccacaACGGCAAATAACTACACactaaatttgtaaatagtagacagattttgctagttttttaaaagatttagcaTGAATTATCTGTTTGTTCGTTGTTTTAGAACTGGGCATCTGAGGCCTAAATGGCCCTAATCACCAAAAAAGctaaattgtttagaaaatataaccCTGTaaccaaaacatttttgttaataaaaaaaataaagcggCTTATGGAAAGTAatactaaaaatagattttgatattcGTTTTGCCTCAACAttgaattacaatatttattttcttgtataaAAAGTTAGACGttacatttattgttaaaagaaaataatagaagtatttatattctgttttaatgacaggggaaaaaattaaatattgtttttatttaattagaacgaaattaagaatgattgaaattaattatacttttctgaaataaagtgtaaaaactAGGAAATATGCAATGCCTATAATGGCATCACAGCTATTGTTTGTTGCACAGTTGTCACCACCTGCATTTTTATCAgttgtacaaaaattttgatccctataattaaatcaaatgttgTACAGGGCCGCATGTATACGGAAAATGTATCAAAACTGACAGTAAAATCAAGTTTCTTTTTAGCTCATTTTCACAAGGAACAAATGTCCGTGATTAACAAAACTTAATCACGAGTTATTTTCCACCATAGTAAACAGTCTTTACAtgcattataacttttaatatatcttGGTAGCCAAGGTTCCGCATTTATCCTGAAAACAAATTAGATATGAAATGGTTTTATTGccacttttcttttatttcccgAAATACAAACAGCCCTAGCTGTACTCTGAATAATTAAGAGTAAGTAATCTAATATAACAgtgttcatttaataaaaattgttagtaagcttcttatttatttttgcaggaAGAAATCGCACCATCAACTCATAATTTCAACACAAAATCAAGTGATGCTTACGGTACCAAAGTGCTCCATACGAAAACTGGTGACGAAGTTATTAGTCCTTCCAATGCGAAGGTTGGAGTGATAACAAAAACAGGTGATTGGAACTGATACACATTTCTATAACGTAACGTAACTAATGGGGCTAGCTAAACCCATAACTTGCTCTGTACTTGTCAATTCCNCCCCCCCCCCTGAATCGCTTCAACACTCCATTTCGGCTATTGTCACAATTCGAACTCCCTTTATCGATCATTGGATTCTGTTTTTCTCTAGCTTTGTATGATTAGCTATAccccccttttttaaaaaataaaattctatgtcTATAGAAtgaatacattttgtttaaaactttgatATATGTAGtagttatttgattaaaatctactggagggaaaaaagaaaaagttccaTATACTCTCCCATTATGCGAGTAATAAACTTTTGTGTTGAAATACTTATTTACAATAGAAATTTATGgttctgttataaatttaattttctagcaattttttttttaatttgagaagcTGGATGTCTATAAAGCTATTATTGGAGTTGTTGAACGAAGTGAGTAGGAGGTTACAAGCGTGccaaaatctcatttttgaagtGCAAATTAAGTGGTTAGTGCAATATCAAGTGCACTAACCACTTGCACTTGTAAACGTATGCTTGCGCTTACCAAAACACAAAACAGTCCACTCACTGAGAATTTTAAGTGTTGGATGACTTATAAAAATCGGaacaatctttttattttttatttttatgaaacgaCAACAAgcgtcattttaaaaaataaatgtgaaaaacgCTTACTGTTGTGTACAACACGTTGTTGAGGATTTTGTAGCAAAAGTATCTTGACGTGCGTGGTACGTCTTTCCTGCACAAGCGGTAAACAATTCTAAGCAGAATTTTTAGGTAAgcatttcaaattcaaatgaaatggTTAAAAGACCTATCACATGCATGTTTGAACTATTCAACATAAATGTTAATCAAATTCCtttcaaaactaattcattAATCAAAACGCAGTTTTTTCtaccatttcaaaattaaagtctCACGGGAAAACCAGTTAAGTTGCTACATTATGAGTTAGCCTAGCGACATTAAAAATTAGAGAGTTAGATTCTTGTAAAGATCCGGCTGTAAAATACGACAAGAAAGCTGTGACCCAAcctaataatttcttttgtgtAGGAAGGCATAATTTGTCCTTGActtcaagaaaaaagaatgaatcataataaaaaaagatcttcCCCAAAATATTCAGTGATTTAAATGAGTTACTTAGACACAATAACTGTCTTGAAAACCGGGAATCCCAAAAAATTtgcatagaaatttaaaatcttttctcacctttatttgaagtaaaaacttctttttcaatattttttataaataatttagtttacgCTGAATTTTACTCAAGGACGTTTAGGATatattaagaacatttttaaacatacaatgtattttattttaatttagcaaaattttaagacCATTGATAAGAAATGAAACACGAGTTTGGATATtacttcattcacttcaaaaatatacaaattgaaaataccaattgtttcaagcgctcaaaaacaggtgcttatttttaagatttgccagacgtgaatgagaagaaataaaattgtaaatgaacTTAATAGTAacgttaatattattaatgttattattataatgttaaaaaaacattataatgttttaacattgataataaaattaataattcacgTCTGGCatgtcttgaaaatgggcacctGTTTTTGAGCACTTGGGACACGTCAACTAgcattttcaatttgtatatttttaaagtgaatgaagtttttagtcAAGAATATCTGGCCGTTTCAGTTTATAggaattatttgcttaaaaaattttttttagcagcaaatatttTGGAAAGTTTTGGAAGGCAAAACTGCTGGCACATATTTTGGAAATATCATActtgaagcttttaaaagtgGTGTAATTTTTACCCATGTTAAATTTAGATCGACCAAAATGAGAGAGGAAAGTTAATAAcatcttattgttttaaataccagtaattttaaaatcattccatAAGATTGCAATACttgcattgaaaaattatagtggtctttaaaaaggaaataagtaTTTACCTCCATTTTTATCAACGCAAATTTTGCAtggataaaaagtttttttttctagaagccttaagaatgatttttcaaattgtatcaACAGTTTTGCCATGTATTATCTAATAAAACCTTTTCTGCTAAAAATTATTCGCATCGAAATAGTAtggaagtatttttatattttcgtcCTATTTATATAGTATGTATATAGAATTAAttatatagtataataatttCGTCCTAAGtatatagaattaaaagtataatgaaataatgtcaaaattccctttcatattttatattgatgagaatgaagtttttaatcttgtAATATATTACCGATTCAGTTTCttaggaatatttatttattaagcttcgattgatatcttttaaattgtaatcatgTTATTAATCTATATAGTTGCATagagttttcaataataataatatttatatgaaatgatattttcatttgcataacgatgcttgttttataaaaataaagccagttaattttgaatgactaaatgaataactaaaataaaaagatttaaaaaagatatatatgttGCTTGATGTAAATCTTACACATAATATcgaaatttcttaatatataaaaattcaaaagcgaacaaaactgttttcaatttgAACTGTTACATGATATAAGGCTATTATTCCTATGTGAGGTATGCATCCAATCTAAATATCAAGATGTAATCTCAAATCTCTTTCTTTAACGACGATATAGAGTATAGACGAACCGATGATAGACACTTAATAAGCataatttagtgaaaataaattaataatctagTATATTAGCTCACATGATGCTTCTGAAAtagggtagactatatttgattgtgtcccttgattctcgccaagttgtgatcgcgaTTGATCGCCAAGCCGGGCGATattgaaacccaatcgtgattctgattggtttagatttcagcgttatttttaaatgttcaacggtatatgtaatttcagaggtccgttagGACTACGTTCTActttggataccggctggtaagtTTACTTTTGAatctggtcaataagatcgaaggtatgtgggcagttataaaaagggatttaagaaaaaaatgtcaccgcTAGTTCAGTATTACAGGcgccattttcgattcgtatttcggcgaatttatgtggcgatggaggtacGCAGATtctattaatgataaatttagactgtatctaactgttattagataattctgtgcacctaaatctgagaatattcaagcttaatgaagaagtgagttgctttttttttccttttctttctgcgCCTACtccattattttttgcttcgaTTCAGAATCGTTTTTATtggattattaattttgcttatattggaTTCATTGCAATCTTTATCGGATGTTTTGTTGAagttttccaatgttttattgaaatatcattatgttttggccgctattcctgttaccacggtgttccTCGCAAACAGGTAtagcgccaaacataagtcgccaatttcgccaaggggtaccctcaagtatattttccccctgaaatagttttaatagtaaattactcatttattacattcgattcgAAAATACTTgaacatatttatataacttaCTCTCCAGATGAAGCCAAATGAAGCTGTTAGAGCACCCAGAAAAAATTCGTTGCTATGGGaacaagaacaaaaataaataaataaactaaactgaTTTATTTGCACTTATCTGAAAAGTAGATATTGTTTATGCGAACCTTATGAAGAAAGGTCGCAATTTCTAACTGTTATAATTATAGACTGCTAGcaggtaaaattaattatccttcattactttttattgtgtCACGTGtgtattttttagttcaatttcttttcaagtACATTTGATTACTTTCCAAAACCAAGTAATCGACAAATAGACAAAATTTATGACGTATAATTATGTGTTGCAGTTTGGCGATGTAATCTCAAAATAAAGTCTAACTGCAAGGCCATtctatagtttatttttgaaattaatttttaagcacatttttattgatcaattagatttaaatttttgaaaaaatctgaatgtataaacattttcgtattttacaatttaaattttttttgtcactaactaattaattaatgaaaagtttttaactcaTCTAAATTCCCTACTATATTACATGTTGGTCTTTAGGTTGTCAACTTATAACCTTTTGCGAAAGAATTAATGTAGTATTGTAAAgtgtcattttaatattattctataatttatttttaggaactatatatatttttaaggactATATATTGGTCAAATGgcatgaaatcaaatttatgtttaaaaaaatctgaaatttccgaatatctaaaaatttttataccttacattttaaaatgtttttcattcatagcaaattaattaataaaaattatttaattcatctaAATTCAACactatattacattttttgtctttggGTTCGTTGTCCTTTGGATACACTTCGTTTATCCAAAACATAATGCCATgccaaaaacaacttttaaaaaatatttattatttttgttattttataataatcaaaaaattcttgaattgtaaggtgtgcaatttttttgcattattgaaagaaagtaatttcacattgaaaaatatcaaatttaaacgaaatcggTCAAATGGTTAGTgagaaatcgaaaattttaaaggccatacttttaaaattcaatttttaagaaattagttatatatctgtgcaaaagttttttattcacttaaaaagctgtcgagatatagtgaaatatgcaaaaagtaaaattaacgttgAAGGGTTCGAACTTTGAaccgctctcttgaccaaatAATTGGCATCATATTTCCATGATTAGGGCGACAACTTATATTTTTGGGATCAGAATTCTGAACCCTTCGGAAAAAAGGTGTCTTCAAACAAATATGCTTTTGTGCTTGATtccgtaacttgaaatatcgtctggatataattagcatatttgaggtaaccccctcgaaccattaaggttttgttcaaaaaaatgaagatttgatcatttgattaaaagttattcagggtagactgcatttttgctattattatctattattataattacttgcTCTCTGgtacaaataattttcatttggttCTAGTCCGACGAATTTACAGGCAAATCAAGGTATAATAAGGTATGGGAGTGTTCATAAAGCAAATATCATATTTTCCCAGCTAGTTGAACTTTgttgtctttattttaaaaaaaatgaaggtatTTGCAGCATACTGATCCTAAAAATATTGGCTGTTTATGACTTTTACGTAtgactttttaaactttttttacgcTAAtgttttcgacaaaaaaaaatctttaaataacaGCAGTGTTTCAAATTTCGAAGCAAAAGCATTATGTAATGTGTTTACATAGTACTTACTGGGTCACGCTTAAATAATGAGAcacattaataatttgaataaaaatctttttataattgtatggaAAAAACACCAAGACGAAACGGTATTTTTGTGCTCtcatttttgttgtttgtacttatcttaaatttattgaattgtgtaattatttttagttttaggtGCACCTCCTCATCCACTTCAATCACAAGATGCAGTTTTTCTATCAGGAAAAACATCACTTGTGGCACCGATAAGAGATCCTGTAGCACACCCAGTAGCGACAGAACAGACACGAAAAACAGTTGCAAATCCATTAGAAACACAACCAGCAGGTGTAAAAGTTGCtagaaggaaaattattaaaacaattcgaCGAAAGCCGGAAGCGACTGCCCAAGTAAAAACTATACAACCAGTTCAACAACAGGTACCTACTTCATTAAGTGAAGATGACGTACAAATAGTTCTACCTGATTCTAAGAAAGTTGCACCAGCTCCAAAACCGATTACAAAGACTGTAAAAACATCTaccaaatcaaaaataaatagatcgCCTTTGATTACTATAGATGGTTCAGAAAACGATGCTGGGAGAGAAGTAATTGTGCTGGAAGATGGGACTATAGTAGATGCGAAGGATACTTCCAGATTACTAGGACAGACAGCAAGCTTAGTACCAGATGGAGGGATTCGCCAAGGTTCGACTCAAACGATTAATCAAGATTTTAAGATGGTTCGTGGCTCACAAATTCCTCGCAGTGACATTAGACCAAATTTTGAGAGCAGAAATCCATATACAGATTTTGGATTGAATATTGAAGCAGCTGCTGCTCCCCCCGTTGGTTCACCAGAATTGTTAGAACCAATTGTTGTACCAGGTGGGCCAGGAGGAGCATCACTAACCCTTACTGAGAcagaaattcaaaacattttattatctgGTGGTATCGTGGAATTTCCTGTAAATTCTCAAGGAAGCTTTCCAGCAGATACAGCTGGTGCTCCACTAGCAGGAATAGTCAGAACAGCTCAAACTGGTGAGACTACCAGATCAAATGTGCAATCAGTTTCACAGGTGTCACCGGCAAGAAAACCCACCTTAAATGTTCGTCCCATTGATCAAAAAAGAACAGAATTTAAATCACAGACGGCAACAGTTACTTCTAGTTCTAGAGGTGCATCAGTATCAGGCTTAGGTGGGAGTGGTGGATCAGTTGTAGTTCCCGGTGGAGCTGGAGGTGCATCGTTTTCCCTTACTGAGGAcgagattcaaaaaattttgtcttctgGTGGAATTGTAGAATTTCCCGCAGGCACTCCATCAGGTGTTCCAGGAACCGGATTAAGTACAGCTTATCGAGGAGGTGTAACAACAATGAGATCTAATGCACAAGCAGTTTCACAGACATCATCGGCAAGAAAACCTACCGTAAATGTTCGtcccattgatttaaaaagaacagAATTCAAGTCACAGACGGCAACAGTTACTTC
Above is a window of Parasteatoda tepidariorum isolate YZ-2023 chromosome 5, CAS_Ptep_4.0, whole genome shotgun sequence DNA encoding:
- the LOC107436557 gene encoding elastin, which gives rise to MDWQNILFVTGLLTLLTLSNAGGDHIKGGGHIKGGSETVQHPVIQEEIAPSTHNFNTKSSDAYGTKVLHTKTGDEVISPSNAKVGVITKTVLGAPPHPLQSQDAVFLSGKTSLVAPIRDPVAHPVATEQTRKTVANPLETQPAGVKVARRKIIKTIRRKPEATAQVKTIQPVQQQVPTSLSEDDVQIVLPDSKKVAPAPKPITKTVKTSTKSKINRSPLITIDGSENDAGREVIVLEDGTIVDAKDTSRLLGQTASLVPDGGIRQGSTQTINQDFKMVRGSQIPRSDIRPNFESRNPYTDFGLNIEAAAAPPVGSPELLEPIVVPGGPGGASLTLTETEIQNILLSGGIVEFPVNSQGSFPADTAGAPLAGIVRTAQTGETTRSNVQSVSQVSPARKPTLNVRPIDQKRTEFKSQTATVTSSSRGASVSGLGGSGGSVVVPGGAGGASFSLTEDEIQKILSSGGIVEFPAGTPSGVPGTGLSTAYRGGVTTMRSNAQAVSQTSSARKPTVNVRPIDLKRTEFKSQTATVTSSSRGASVSGLGGSGGSVVVPGGPGGASFSLTENEIQKILSSGGIVEFPAGTPSGVPGAGLSTAYGGGATTMRSNAQAVSQTSSARKPTVNVRPIDQKRTEFKSQTARVTSSSRGASVSSLGVRGGSVVVPGGPGGASFSLTEDEIQKILSSGGIVEFPAGTPSGVPGAGLSTAYGGGATTMRSNAQAVSQTSSARKPTVNVRPIDQKRTEFKSQTATVTSGSRGASVSSLGVRGGSVVVPGGPGGASFSLTEDEIQKILSSGGIVEFPAGTPSGVSGAGLSTAYGGGATTMRSNAQAVSQTSSARKPTVNVRPIDQKRTEFKSQTATVTSGSRGASVSSSGVRGGSVVVPGGPGGASFSLTEDEIQKILSSGGIVEFPAGTPSGVPGAGLSTAYRGGVTTMRSNAQAVSQTSSARKPTVNVRPIDLKRTEFKSQTATVTSGSRGASVSGLGVRGGSVVVPGCIIFPY